In one Nocardioides sp. NBC_00368 genomic region, the following are encoded:
- the mftF gene encoding mycofactocin biosynthesis glycosyltransferase MftF (Members of this protein family, MftF, are glycosyltransferases, members of PF00535 (glycosyl transferase family 2). The encoding gene is found as part of the mycofactocin cassette, in Mycobacterium tuberculosis, many other Actinobacteria, and occasional members of other lineages. Mycofactocin itself, a putative redox carrier, is a heavily modified derivative of the C-terminal Val-Tyr dipeptide of the mycofactocin precursor MftA (TIGR03969).) encodes MRFPIGFRARIRADVRRVDGRLLVGGSPLRAVRLTKAARALLAEGEVTVVDAATDALAARLVDGNLADPVLDGSGVEPAELTVVIPVRDRPDQLDRALEPLKGLHRIVVDDASLDPDAVARVANRHGAHLVQLPQNLGPAGARNAGLRAVRTRFVAFVDSDVTVRASTLLNLTRHFADSRVALVAPLVRSRARSRAPRWFERFDEDDSSLALGTRACVVRPGAAVGWLPSACLVGRTDRLGKGFEETMRVGEDVDLVWRLVEAGEVVRYDPDQVAWHDTRTTVRGWLGRKYLYGTGGADLAVRHGRKGAPAVMTVSMAATAAALLVQRRWSLPVAAAGIAYGVLSLRRRLPETPGRDRLAVQLCAQGLGWTVRQEAALLLRHWWPLTVLLAPRSALLRRALAASLLVDVVVAQVDNPGTRYRPLARRLDDLAYGAGLWAGAIRARSVTCLLPRRPGQKTGQGGTSPNG; translated from the coding sequence ATGAGATTCCCGATCGGCTTCCGGGCCCGCATCCGTGCTGACGTACGCCGCGTCGACGGCCGCCTGCTGGTCGGCGGTTCGCCGCTGCGTGCCGTCCGGCTCACCAAGGCGGCGCGGGCGCTGCTGGCCGAAGGCGAGGTCACCGTGGTCGACGCGGCGACCGACGCGCTCGCCGCCAGGCTCGTCGACGGGAACCTGGCCGACCCGGTGCTCGACGGATCCGGCGTGGAGCCGGCGGAGCTCACCGTCGTGATCCCGGTGCGCGACCGCCCCGACCAGCTCGACCGTGCGCTCGAGCCGCTGAAGGGCCTCCATCGCATCGTCGTCGACGACGCCTCGCTCGATCCCGACGCCGTCGCGAGGGTCGCCAACCGGCACGGCGCCCATCTCGTGCAGCTGCCACAGAACCTCGGCCCCGCCGGCGCGCGCAATGCCGGCCTGCGGGCCGTCCGCACCCGGTTCGTTGCGTTCGTCGACTCCGACGTCACCGTCCGGGCGAGCACGCTCCTGAACCTCACCCGGCACTTCGCCGACAGCCGGGTCGCGCTGGTCGCGCCGCTGGTCCGCAGCCGCGCCCGCAGCCGGGCACCTCGGTGGTTCGAGCGCTTCGACGAGGACGACTCCTCCCTCGCCCTCGGCACCCGCGCCTGCGTCGTACGCCCCGGGGCCGCGGTGGGCTGGCTGCCCAGCGCCTGCCTGGTGGGACGTACGGACCGGCTCGGGAAGGGCTTCGAGGAGACGATGCGCGTCGGCGAGGACGTCGATCTCGTCTGGCGGCTGGTCGAGGCGGGTGAGGTCGTCCGCTACGACCCCGACCAGGTCGCCTGGCACGACACCCGCACCACGGTCCGCGGCTGGCTGGGTCGCAAGTACCTCTACGGCACCGGCGGCGCCGACCTGGCGGTCCGCCACGGCCGCAAGGGCGCCCCGGCCGTGATGACGGTGAGCATGGCGGCCACGGCCGCCGCGCTGCTGGTGCAGCGGCGGTGGTCGCTCCCGGTGGCCGCCGCCGGGATCGCCTATGGCGTCCTCTCGCTGCGAAGGCGGCTGCCCGAGACCCCCGGACGCGACCGGCTCGCCGTCCAGCTCTGCGCCCAGGGCCTCGGCTGGACGGTCCGCCAGGAGGCCGCGCTGCTGCTGCGGCACTGGTGGCCGCTGACCGTGCTCCTCGCCCCGCGCAGCGCTCTGCTGAGGCGTGCGCTGGCGGCCTCCCTGCTCGTCGACGTGGTCGTCGCCCAGGTCGACAACCCCGGCACGAGATACCGGCCGCTGGCCCGGCGACTGGACGACCTGGCGTACGGAGCAGGGCTCTGGGCCGGCGCGATCAGAGCACGTTCGGTGACCTGTCTGCTGCCGCGCCGACCTGGCCAGAAGACCGGCCAGGGAGGCACCTCTCCCAACGGGTAG
- a CDS encoding mycofactocin-coupled SDR family oxidoreductase, producing MSTSRPVAVVTGAARGIGAATVRRLAAAGYAVLAVDACAGPDAAPYPMPTPDDLEAVAAGWPEVGTYVADVRDREALVAAVTSAEERWGQVDVAVAAAAVVAGGRPLWETPEDEVELLWETDAKGVWNLASAAVPAMLRGPDPTRCRFVAVASAAGTHGLFRLAGYTMVKHAVVGAVKGLAADLVGTGVTAVAVSPGATSTDMLDQTAALYPGTTAADLAAHQLLRRPLEPDEVVAAIALCCSPEGSALNGSVVHADGGFGG from the coding sequence ATGAGCACCTCCCGCCCGGTGGCGGTGGTCACGGGTGCCGCTCGCGGCATCGGCGCGGCCACGGTCCGCCGGCTGGCCGCCGCGGGCTACGCCGTGCTCGCGGTCGACGCCTGCGCCGGGCCGGATGCGGCGCCCTACCCCATGCCCACGCCGGACGACCTGGAGGCCGTCGCCGCCGGGTGGCCGGAGGTCGGGACGTACGTCGCCGACGTCCGGGACCGCGAGGCGCTCGTCGCCGCCGTGACGAGCGCCGAGGAACGCTGGGGACAGGTGGACGTCGCGGTGGCCGCAGCGGCTGTCGTGGCGGGCGGCCGGCCGTTGTGGGAGACGCCGGAGGACGAGGTCGAGCTGCTGTGGGAGACCGACGCGAAGGGCGTCTGGAACCTCGCCTCGGCGGCCGTGCCCGCCATGCTCCGCGGCCCGGATCCGACGCGCTGCCGCTTCGTCGCGGTCGCCTCGGCGGCCGGCACCCACGGGCTGTTCCGGCTGGCCGGCTACACGATGGTCAAGCATGCCGTCGTCGGTGCGGTGAAGGGCCTCGCCGCCGACCTCGTCGGCACCGGTGTCACCGCCGTCGCGGTCTCTCCGGGGGCGACCTCGACCGACATGCTGGACCAGACCGCCGCGCTCTACCCCGGCACCACCGCGGCCGACCTGGCCGCCCATCAGCTGCTGCGCCGGCCGCTCGAGCCCGACGAGGTCGTCGCGGCCATCGCCCTCTGCTGCTCGCCCGAGGGGTCCGCCCTCAACGGCAGCGTCGTGCACGCGGACGGAGGCTTCGGCGGATGA
- the mftE gene encoding mycofactocin biosynthesis peptidyl-dipeptidase MftE, producing MYALGDATWPQVRRGTVLLVPVGSLEQHGPHLPFDTDTTIASAVTQGVAARLAEQGVESWVAPPIAIGSSGEHQSFAGTVSIGSDALHLVVVELVRSARTWAERVVLVNGHGGNAAALTSAVNQLAFERQPACWLPCRTEDFDLHAGRTETSLMLHLRPEAVRMDLAEPGDTRPLAEILPAMRAGGVAAVSANGVLGDPTGATAAAGAEALTMMIEQTTMDVLAPGGVAVG from the coding sequence ATGTACGCACTGGGTGACGCCACCTGGCCGCAGGTGCGCCGGGGAACGGTTCTGCTGGTTCCCGTCGGCTCGCTGGAGCAGCACGGACCGCACCTGCCTTTCGACACCGACACCACCATCGCGTCGGCGGTCACGCAGGGGGTGGCCGCCCGGCTCGCGGAGCAGGGTGTCGAGAGCTGGGTCGCGCCACCGATCGCGATCGGCTCCAGCGGCGAGCACCAGTCCTTCGCCGGCACCGTGTCGATCGGGAGCGATGCGCTCCACCTGGTCGTGGTCGAGCTGGTCCGCTCGGCCCGTACCTGGGCGGAGCGGGTCGTGCTCGTCAACGGCCACGGCGGCAACGCCGCGGCGCTGACGAGCGCGGTCAACCAGCTCGCCTTCGAGCGGCAGCCGGCCTGCTGGCTGCCGTGCCGCACCGAGGACTTCGACCTGCACGCCGGTCGCACCGAGACGTCCCTCATGCTGCACCTGCGCCCGGAGGCCGTACGCATGGACCTGGCCGAGCCGGGCGACACCCGGCCGCTCGCCGAGATCCTGCCGGCGATGCGGGCGGGTGGCGTCGCGGCGGTCTCGGCCAACGGCGTCCTCGGCGACCCGACGGGCGCCACGGCGGCGGCGGGAGCGGAGGCGCTCACCATGATGATCGAGCAGACCACCATGGACGTGCTGGCTCCCGGCGGCGTGGCAGTGGGATGA
- the mftD gene encoding pre-mycofactocin synthase MftD (MftD, an enzyme found in the mycofactocin biosynthesis locus, performs an oxidative deamination of 3-amino-5-[(p-hydroxyphenyl)methyl]-4,4-dimethyl-2-pyrrolidinone (AHDP). The resulting compound, now called pre-mycofactocin (PMFT), is a biologically active redox cofactor that can oxidize the non-exchangeable NADH of TIGR03971 family SDR-type oxidoreductases.): protein MKNPWKKNPWFESVAVAQERARRRLPKPVYGALVAGSERGQSMTANQDAFADLGWAPHVVGQHAKRDLGTTVFGHAIPLPVLISPTGVQAVHPDGEVAVARAAAARGTIMGLSNFASRSVEEVAATGATTFFQMYWTGDRDTMVQRMQRAHAAGAQGLIATLDWSFSIGRDWGSPEIPEKVDLRTMMRLAPQVAARPRWAWQFGRTGSFPDLTAPNLAPPGGSAPTFFGAYYEWMTTPPPTWDDVAWMREQWHQISGTPFVLKGVCRVDDALRAVDAGVAGISVSNHGGNNLDGTPAAIRMLKPIADRVGDQVDVVMDGGVRRGSDVVKALALGAKAVLIGRAYLWGLAANGQAGVENVLDVLSGGIDSALRGLAVGSVAELRPEHLIVPDGFHVRTG from the coding sequence GTGAAGAACCCGTGGAAGAAGAACCCGTGGTTCGAGTCGGTCGCGGTGGCCCAGGAGCGGGCCCGCCGCCGGCTGCCGAAGCCGGTCTACGGCGCTCTGGTCGCCGGGTCCGAACGCGGCCAGAGCATGACCGCCAACCAGGACGCCTTCGCCGACCTCGGCTGGGCACCCCACGTGGTCGGGCAGCACGCCAAGCGCGATCTCGGCACGACCGTGTTCGGCCATGCGATCCCGTTGCCGGTCCTGATCAGCCCCACCGGGGTCCAGGCGGTGCACCCCGACGGTGAGGTCGCGGTCGCCCGGGCTGCCGCGGCCCGCGGCACCATCATGGGGCTGTCCAACTTCGCCTCCAGGTCGGTGGAGGAGGTCGCGGCGACCGGCGCGACGACGTTCTTCCAGATGTACTGGACCGGCGACCGCGACACCATGGTCCAGCGCATGCAGCGGGCGCACGCCGCCGGCGCCCAGGGCCTGATCGCCACTCTCGACTGGTCCTTCTCGATCGGCCGCGACTGGGGCAGCCCGGAGATCCCCGAGAAGGTCGACCTGCGCACGATGATGAGACTGGCCCCGCAGGTCGCGGCCCGGCCCCGGTGGGCGTGGCAGTTCGGGCGTACGGGCTCCTTCCCCGACCTCACCGCACCCAACCTCGCCCCGCCCGGCGGCAGTGCGCCGACGTTCTTCGGTGCCTACTACGAGTGGATGACCACTCCGCCGCCGACCTGGGACGACGTCGCCTGGATGCGCGAGCAGTGGCATCAGATCAGCGGCACGCCGTTCGTGCTGAAGGGTGTGTGCCGGGTTGACGACGCGCTCCGCGCCGTGGACGCGGGGGTCGCGGGCATCTCGGTCTCCAACCACGGCGGGAACAACCTCGATGGCACCCCGGCCGCGATCCGGATGCTCAAGCCGATCGCGGACCGTGTCGGTGACCAGGTCGACGTGGTGATGGACGGAGGCGTACGCCGCGGCTCCGACGTCGTCAAGGCGCTCGCGCTCGGCGCCAAGGCGGTGCTGATCGGCCGCGCCTACCTGTGGGGACTGGCGGCCAACGGCCAGGCCGGGGTCGAGAACGTCCTCGACGTGCTCAGCGGTGGCATCGACTCGGCCCTGCGGGGGCTGGCGGTCGGGTCGGTCGCTGAGCTGCGGCCGGAGCATCTGATCGTCCCGGACGGCTTCCATGTACGCACTGGGTGA
- the mftC gene encoding mycofactocin radical SAM maturase (MftC is a radical SAM/SPASM enzyme that catalyzes the first two steps in biosynthesis of the electron carrier mycofactocin from the terminal Val-Tyr dipeptide of the precursor peptide MftA.) has product MTIAPERPTTPQGRPAGGSLVEQFEFGLDAPICLTWELTYACNLECAHCLSSSGRRDPRELSTEQCKAVIDELQRMQIFYVNIGGGEPTIRPDFWELVEYAVDHQVGVKFSTNGFRITPERAAFLASTDYVDVQISLDGATAKVNDRVRGAGSYDTALKALANLRDAGFTDAKISVVCTRENIGQLDDFKAIADEYGATLRLTRLRPSGRGADVWDELHPLPEQQRELYDWLMAHGDNVLTGDSFFHLAAYGESLPGLNLCGAGRVVCLIDPVGDVYACPFAIHDQFLAGNLLGEGGFKEVWQSSPLFTELRSPQTGGACTKCQFFDACRGGCMAAKFFTGLPLDGPDPECVQGYGETALAGDRQVPPASKDHSRSQASRNAPVLLNLGATRRRPVSACNEDPLAGGDLS; this is encoded by the coding sequence GTGACCATCGCACCTGAACGCCCCACCACTCCCCAGGGCCGCCCCGCAGGCGGCAGCCTCGTCGAGCAGTTCGAGTTCGGCCTCGACGCCCCGATCTGCCTGACCTGGGAGCTGACGTACGCCTGCAACCTGGAGTGCGCCCATTGCCTGTCGAGCTCGGGCCGGCGCGACCCGCGCGAGCTCAGCACGGAGCAGTGCAAGGCCGTCATCGACGAGCTGCAGCGCATGCAGATCTTCTACGTCAACATCGGCGGCGGCGAGCCGACGATCCGCCCCGACTTCTGGGAGCTGGTGGAGTACGCCGTCGACCACCAGGTCGGCGTGAAGTTCTCCACCAACGGCTTCCGGATCACTCCCGAGCGCGCCGCGTTCCTGGCCTCGACGGACTACGTCGACGTACAGATCTCGCTCGACGGCGCGACGGCGAAGGTCAACGACCGCGTCCGCGGAGCGGGGTCGTACGACACCGCACTCAAGGCGCTGGCGAACCTTCGCGACGCCGGCTTCACCGACGCCAAGATCTCCGTGGTCTGCACCCGGGAGAACATCGGCCAGCTCGACGACTTCAAGGCCATCGCCGACGAGTACGGCGCCACCCTGCGCCTCACCCGGCTGCGCCCCTCGGGTCGCGGCGCGGACGTCTGGGACGAGCTGCACCCGCTGCCGGAGCAGCAGCGCGAGCTCTACGACTGGCTGATGGCGCACGGCGACAACGTCCTCACCGGCGACTCCTTCTTCCACCTGGCCGCGTACGGCGAGTCCCTCCCGGGTCTCAACCTGTGCGGCGCCGGCCGGGTGGTGTGCCTGATCGACCCGGTCGGTGACGTCTACGCCTGCCCGTTCGCGATCCACGACCAGTTCCTGGCCGGCAACCTGCTCGGCGAGGGCGGGTTCAAGGAGGTGTGGCAGTCCTCGCCGCTGTTCACCGAGCTGCGCTCGCCGCAGACCGGCGGTGCCTGCACGAAGTGCCAGTTCTTCGACGCCTGCCGCGGCGGCTGCATGGCCGCCAAGTTCTTCACCGGACTGCCGTTGGACGGCCCGGACCCCGAGTGCGTCCAGGGCTACGGCGAGACAGCATTGGCCGGCGACCGCCAGGTACCGCCGGCGAGCAAGGACCACTCCCGCAGCCAGGCCAGCCGCAACGCGCCGGTGCTGCTCAATCTCGGTGCCACCAGGCGGCGCCCCGTCTCCGCCTGCAACGAGGACCCGCTCGCCGGAGGTGATCTGTCGTGA
- the mftB gene encoding mycofactocin biosynthesis chaperone MftB (MftB, a small protein, is a peptide chaperone that assists the radical SAM enzyme MftC in performing two modifications to the C-terminal Val-Tyr dipeptide of the mycofactocin precursor peptide, MftA. MftB's role is analogous to the role of PqqD in the biosynthesis of PQQ, a cofactor that derives entirely from a Tyr and a Glu in the precursor PqqA.), translated as MSDRMLEEPWTLSPSVALRPEPFGALAYHFGNRKLTFLKRPELVEVVRLLEHHPRLGSALDAAGIPPEQHDAYAVALRALAETDMIRPRDQEAA; from the coding sequence ATGTCCGACCGCATGCTCGAGGAGCCGTGGACACTCTCGCCCTCGGTGGCGTTGCGTCCTGAACCGTTCGGGGCCCTCGCCTACCACTTCGGCAACCGGAAGCTGACCTTCCTCAAGCGTCCGGAGCTGGTCGAGGTGGTGCGGCTCCTCGAGCATCACCCCCGTCTCGGCAGCGCGCTGGACGCCGCCGGCATCCCGCCGGAGCAGCACGACGCGTACGCAGTGGCGCTCCGCGCCCTCGCCGAGACCGACATGATCCGCCCCCGCGACCAGGAGGCAGCGTGA
- the mftA gene encoding mycofactocin precursor MftA (Mycofactocin is a small molecule electron carrier derived from the final two amino acids, Val-Tyr, of MftA, the mycofactocin precursor. It plays a role in redox homeostasis and the metabolism of alcohols and aldehydes in Actinobacteria, including Mycobacterium tuberculosis.), whose product MEPQNESNPTDVATEDLIEEVSIDGMCGVY is encoded by the coding sequence ATGGAACCCCAGAACGAGTCGAACCCGACCGACGTCGCCACCGAGGACCTCATCGAAGAGGTCTCGATCGACGGAATGTGCGGCGTCTACTGA
- a CDS encoding 2-hydroxyacid dehydrogenase, with the protein MRVLVPWAHLEDQMGGWPDGLQVEVFDGAGSPPADVSDVAFYVLPYGVSAGRDLLPRMPALRAVQSLSAGVEKVLPLIGPEVTLCNGRGLHDASAAEHGLGLILAAQRELPRWVRDQDAGRWQPEHTRSLADSLVLIVGYGSIGAALEQRLLACEAEIVRVASRADPGRNVHGVDELANLLPTADTVVLTLPEKPGTIGLIGAEQLALLPDGALVVNIGRGRTLDTDALLAELSTGRLRAALDVVDPEPLPAGHPLWSTPGAIVTPHVGGGAATFYPRAERLVAEQLRRFAEGRPLLNVVPRSGVATPP; encoded by the coding sequence ATGCGCGTACTCGTGCCGTGGGCCCACCTGGAGGACCAGATGGGTGGCTGGCCCGACGGCCTGCAGGTGGAGGTCTTCGACGGCGCCGGCTCACCGCCTGCCGATGTCTCCGACGTCGCGTTCTACGTTCTCCCCTACGGCGTGAGCGCCGGCCGTGACCTGCTGCCGCGGATGCCTGCGCTCCGTGCCGTCCAGAGCCTGAGCGCCGGGGTGGAGAAGGTGCTCCCGCTCATCGGGCCGGAGGTCACGCTCTGCAACGGGCGGGGGCTGCACGACGCCAGCGCCGCCGAGCACGGGCTCGGCCTGATCCTCGCCGCCCAGCGGGAGCTGCCCCGCTGGGTGCGCGACCAGGACGCCGGCCGGTGGCAGCCCGAGCACACCCGGTCGCTGGCCGACTCACTGGTGCTGATCGTTGGGTACGGCTCGATCGGCGCCGCGCTCGAGCAGCGCCTGCTCGCCTGCGAGGCCGAGATCGTGCGGGTGGCGTCCAGGGCGGACCCGGGCAGGAACGTTCACGGCGTCGACGAGCTCGCGAACCTGCTGCCCACCGCCGACACCGTGGTGCTCACGCTTCCGGAGAAGCCCGGCACCATCGGCCTGATCGGCGCCGAGCAGCTGGCGCTGCTGCCCGACGGCGCGCTCGTGGTGAACATCGGTCGCGGCCGCACGCTCGACACCGACGCGCTCCTTGCCGAGCTCTCCACGGGTCGACTCCGCGCCGCGCTCGACGTCGTCGACCCCGAGCCGCTCCCCGCCGGCCACCCGCTCTGGTCGACGCCCGGCGCGATCGTGACCCCGCACGTCGGCGGCGGTGCGGCGACGTTCTACCCGCGTGCCGAGCGCCTGGTCGCCGAGCAGCTGCGACGCTTCGCCGAGGGCCGCCCGCTGCTCAACGTGGTGCCTCGATCGGGCGTGGCCACACCTCCCTGA
- a CDS encoding sugar kinase, producing the protein MTDIDTGLDAVTFGEAMTMFVARESGPLHRAATFGRATAGAETNVATGLARLGHRSGWVGRLGDDPLGLFVEEELRGCGIDLSRVEIDDTAPTGFQLKSRADGGDPEVVYFRRGSAGSRLAWSEPMGTYVSSARHLHLTGIPLAISESARDFAFQAVAAARAGRASVSFDPNLRPSLWASEQEMVAVVNEVAALADWVLPGVEEGRVLTGHGDPARIAEHYLAAGVARVVVKNGCHGAVAFGPDGAVRQPAFQVEVVDTVGAGDGFAAGLISAHLDGLELGPALERAAAVGALATTSTGDKDGLPDREQLDHFLATSSVAA; encoded by the coding sequence ATGACCGACATCGACACCGGCCTGGACGCGGTCACCTTCGGTGAGGCGATGACGATGTTCGTCGCCCGCGAGAGCGGGCCGCTGCACCGGGCGGCGACGTTCGGCCGGGCGACCGCCGGGGCCGAGACCAACGTCGCGACCGGGCTGGCGCGGCTGGGCCATCGGTCCGGCTGGGTCGGACGTCTGGGCGACGACCCGCTCGGCCTGTTCGTCGAGGAGGAGCTCCGTGGCTGCGGGATCGACCTGTCGCGGGTCGAGATCGACGACACCGCCCCCACCGGCTTCCAGCTCAAGTCGAGGGCCGACGGTGGCGACCCCGAGGTGGTCTACTTCCGGCGCGGGTCCGCGGGGAGCCGGCTGGCGTGGAGCGAGCCGATGGGGACGTACGTCTCCTCGGCCCGTCACCTCCACCTGACCGGCATCCCGCTGGCGATCTCCGAGTCGGCCCGGGACTTCGCGTTCCAGGCGGTGGCGGCGGCCCGGGCGGGCCGCGCGAGCGTGTCCTTCGACCCGAACCTGCGGCCGTCGCTGTGGGCGAGCGAGCAGGAGATGGTCGCCGTCGTGAACGAGGTGGCCGCGCTCGCCGACTGGGTGCTGCCCGGCGTCGAGGAGGGCCGGGTGCTGACCGGTCATGGCGACCCCGCGCGCATCGCCGAGCACTATCTCGCCGCGGGCGTCGCGCGGGTGGTCGTCAAGAACGGCTGTCACGGAGCCGTCGCGTTCGGCCCGGACGGGGCCGTCCGGCAACCTGCGTTCCAGGTCGAGGTCGTCGACACCGTCGGCGCCGGCGACGGCTTCGCCGCCGGACTGATCAGCGCCCACCTGGACGGGCTGGAGCTCGGTCCGGCGCTCGAGCGGGCCGCCGCGGTCGGTGCGCTGGCCACCACCTCCACCGGCGACAAGGACGGCCTTCCCGACCGGGAACAGCTGGACCACTTCCTGGCGACCAGCTCGGTGGCCGCCTGA
- a CDS encoding fumarylacetoacetate hydrolase family protein: MRIARIEHPDGIDHAVVEADGYRLIEDVFADEIRCLDRRVGFAAARVLAPVEPRTVVGMAHNTGPADRLLPPQAFLKPARSVIGPGDPVPVPAGLGLVHAEAELAVVIGSSGRVLGYTVANDVTARDLQVQDSLWTQAKGQRGFTPLGPWIETDLDPAGAVVGLEVEDAAAAPADTGQLARTVAEVVAWVSGFLPLGPGDVILTGAPGASLPIRPGQQVTASVAGIGELINPVIEGVRERRTERGAA, from the coding sequence ATGAGGATCGCCCGGATCGAGCACCCCGACGGAATCGACCATGCGGTGGTCGAGGCCGACGGCTACCGGCTGATCGAGGACGTGTTCGCGGACGAGATCCGGTGCCTGGACAGGAGGGTGGGCTTCGCTGCTGCCCGCGTGCTGGCCCCCGTCGAGCCGCGCACGGTGGTCGGGATGGCGCACAACACCGGCCCGGCCGACCGGCTGCTGCCGCCGCAGGCCTTCCTCAAGCCGGCCCGGTCGGTGATCGGCCCCGGTGACCCGGTGCCGGTGCCGGCCGGCCTCGGGCTGGTCCACGCGGAGGCCGAGCTCGCGGTCGTGATCGGGAGCTCGGGCAGGGTGCTGGGCTACACGGTCGCCAACGATGTCACCGCGCGCGACCTGCAGGTCCAGGACTCGCTGTGGACGCAGGCCAAGGGCCAACGCGGCTTCACCCCGCTCGGTCCCTGGATCGAGACCGACCTCGACCCGGCGGGCGCGGTCGTCGGCTTGGAGGTCGAGGACGCTGCTGCAGCGCCGGCCGACACGGGTCAGCTGGCCCGCACCGTCGCCGAGGTGGTGGCGTGGGTCAGCGGCTTCCTCCCGCTCGGGCCGGGGGACGTGATCCTGACCGGTGCCCCCGGGGCCAGTCTCCCGATCCGGCCCGGACAGCAGGTCACGGCGAGCGTCGCGGGCATCGGGGAGCTGATCAATCCGGTGATCGAGGGCGTGCGGGAGCGACGTACGGAGAGGGGTGCGGCATGA